The stretch of DNA TGCCCGATCCGAATGATGAGAGCTTGAACAAGCTTTATACCGAAGAATTCTACTCATTGGTACGCAATCATATGAATCCCGAGGGAGCGATGATCGTCCAAGCGACCAGCCCGGTGTTTGCGACCGAGTCTTACTGGACGATAGACGAAACCATTCGTGCAACAGGACTGGAAACGGAAAATCTGCATTTGGATGTGCCGAGCTTCGGTAATTGGGGCTTTGTCATGGCCAGCAGAAACCCGATCGATCCGGATGAACTGGAAGTCACGGTACCCACGGAATATTTGAAAACGTCCATGATTCCAGGCATGACTGAATTCGGCAAGGATGAAGATAGGGAAATCACCAATTCAGATGGGGAAACCGTGTCACTGCGGCCGAATACATTGGTCGATCCGCACTTGATCGAGATTTACCAGCAGGAATGGAAGCATTACTGATCATCTCTTGGCAGGAGGGCTCGATAAGCCACCGGAGAGGTCAGTACTGTGGATGTATTGAAAGCACCATATGGAATCAGCCGGTCGATTAATTCACGCATGCCGTTCATGTCGGGGACGGCTGCTTTCAATAAATAATTGATCGGCCCGGTCACCCGATGGCATTCGAGCACTGCTTCTTCTTTGGCAATCAAATTTTCAAACTCCAAGTGGGAAATCTTCAATTCACTGACCTGGATGAACAGCAGGATATCCAGGCCCACCTTCGCATGCGCGACACGGGCAGTATAATGCTCGATGACACCGCGTTCCTCGAGCCTAGCCATCCTCTCTGAAACACTCGGTCTGCTCAGGGCCAGCTTTTTGGATAACTCGCTGATTGTGATACGGCCATCGTGCTGCAGCAATTCCAGTAAAGCGCGGTCAATGTGGTCCATGATTCGCCTTCCTTTCACATTGCAGGTAATCCCTGCATATAATTTTCATTATGAATCTCAATATGAAGTATTGCCTGCAAAAATCTATTCATTTCTCATGTTATTTATTCTAACATAGAAAGTGAATTAACAGGATGTCGTGATTTATGACCGCCCATATCACGATCGTGGGCTTGTTTCAACATGGATTCTGACTCGGAGAGGAGCAAATCATTTGCTGCAAAAGTATTTGAAAATCGTCCTTGGCTGCTTCCTGGCAAGCCTAGGCTTGTATATGCTGAAAAACGCAGAGCTGGTGACAGGAGGAACGGCAGGACTTTCATTGGGATTATCCTATCTGCTGGCCTTGCCCTTTGGTGTCGTATTCTTTATCGTCAATATTCCATTCTACATCTTTTCATTCATCAATATGGGGTGGCGCTTTACGGTGACTACAATCGTATCCGTATCGATCCTGACCTTGTTCTCGTTCCTTCATCCGTTATATCCCGCTATCGAACTTCCAGGCATTGTCGCAGCTGTCGGGGGCGGCTTGATCGTAGGATTCGGCTTGATTATTTTATTCATGAATCAAGCATCGCTGGGAGGAGCGAATATCCTCGCCTTGTTCCTGCAAAAGCGTTTCGGAACAAACCCAGGAACAATCAACTTCATTTTTGATTTTTGCGTCGTGATGGTAAGCCTTTATTCGGTAGGTCTTGTCAAAGGCATCTATTCCGTTGCTTCCATTGCGGTGACATCATTTGTCATCAGCTACTTCAAGGAAAAGTTTGCAAAGCCTTTGCCAAAGCCAAATACAGCGCCAGTTGCCCAAGCAGCCGAATGAACGAAGGAGAAATCCTTCGTTTTTTGAATTGGCCGGGGAGGGGGCGAATGGATGGAGAATGCTTGAAAGCATCCGCAGCTTGTATTTCTGCTTCGCTGATTATTCGAATCTACGAGCAACCTTATAGGAATGCGAGCAGTTATTTTCTGGAATTCATCATAAATAGACTTCTTACTGATTGTTGTTGAGGTGCTTTTGTTATATGATATTCCGGAAAGTCTGTTTTAAAGAATCTATGATAAAGAGTGATGATGAATGGAACAACATTTGACATATACGATGCCTCCGGAATGGGAGAAGCATGAGCGTACACTGATTAGCTGGCCGGTAAAAGATTCCATGGTGTACCCGGAGGATTGGGAAGCTGTTTGTAAAGGTTATGCGGAACTGATCCTGGCTATCGCGGAATTCGAACCGATTACGGTATTGGTGAACGCAGAGGATCAAGATGCAGCGTCTTCTTATGTGGGACAAGCTGAGAATGTGACATTGCTTGAAGTCTCCCATAATGATGCATGGCTGCGTGATAATGGTCCGACATTCGTCCGGGACGAAGCGGGCAAGCTGGCAGGTGTGAACTGGCGTTTCAATGCATGGGGAGAGAAGTATTTCCCATGGGATCTGGATGATGCGGTGGCTCCTGCGGTCTTGAGCCACTTAGGCATTCAACAATTGGATGCTCCATTGGTATTGGAGGGCGGATCCATTCATGTGGACGGGGAAGGCACCCTGATCACTACCGAGGAATGCCTTTTGAACCCGAACCGCAATCCTGATCTGTCCAAAGAGGATATCGAGGCTTATCTCCGTCGATATCTTGGTATTGAAAAAGTGATTTGGCTTAAACGCGGTGTTGCTGGAGATGAAACAGACGGACATGTCGATAATATCGCTTGCTTCGCGGCACCTGGTAAGCTGCTGCTGCAGGTGACAGATGATCCAGACGATGAAAATTATGAGATTACGCAGGAAAACCTGCGGATCCTTGATGAGACGAAGGATGCCAAAGGCCGTCAAATCGAAGTCATCGCAGTCCAGCAGCCGCCGAAGGCCACTTGGAATGACACGCGTTTGACATTGAGCTATATCAATTTCTATTTTGTGAATGGCGGCATCATCCTTCCTGTGTTCGGCAATACTGCCGCAGGAACAGATGAACGGGCGATCAAATTGCTTCAGGAGCAATTCCCGGATCGCCGGATCCGTACGATTGATGGACTGGCTATCATCAAAGAGGGCGGAAATGTGCATTGTACGACACAGCAAATGCCCGCAATAAAGGAGTGAATCGATTGAGAAAAGTAACCGTGGCTGCCACACAGATGGCTTGTTCTGGTGCAGTGGAAGAGAATATCGCCAATGCCGAGAAGCTTGTCCGCCAAGCTGCTGCAAAAGGCGCGAATGTCATTTTGCTGCAGGAGTTGTTCGAGACACCTTACTTCTGCCAGAAGGAAAAGCCTGCTTATTATGCGTATGCAACAGAGCTGGACCAGAACAAAGCGGTGCAGCATTTCAAACAGGTGGCAAAAGAGCTTGGTGTGGTACTCCCGATCAGCTTTTATGAGAAAAAGAATAATGCAAACTATAATACAGTCGCTATGATCGATGCAGACGGATCTGTACTTGGCATCTACCGGAAAACACATATTCCCGATGGACCAGGCTATGAGGAGAAATATTATTTTTCACCTGGGGATACTGGTTTCAAGGTATGGGATACGAGATTCGGAAAAATCGGTGTCGGTATTTGCTGGGATCAGTGGTTCCCGGAAGCTGCTCGCAGCATGGCGCTCCAGGGAGCGGAAATCCTGCTATATCCAACAGCGATCGGCTCAGAGCCGGAGGATGCAAGCATCGATTCGAAGGATCATTGGCAAATGTGCATGCGCGGTCATGCAGCAGCCAATTTGGTGCCTGTCTTGGCATCGAATCGGATCGGAGTAGAGTCGGATGATGATTCGTCCATCACATTCTATGGTTCTTCCTTCATTGCTGGACCGCAGGGGAATTTGCTTAAGGAAGCAGGACGTACAGAAGAAGAAATCCTAATGGAAACATTCGATCTGGATGAACTCGCGATGCAGCGAGTGGAATGGGGTCTGTTCCGTGACCGCCGTCCGTCGATGTACCGCAATCTCCTGAGCTCCGATGGCTCGACAATCATATAAAACAAAAGCTGCCGGCTAGTCCTGGCAGCTTTTTTTAATGGCGCATCATGACAGCAACGCCTGCTATACATAAACCAGTCCCGATCTGTCTCGCAGCTACATCCAGATCAAGTAACCGCGCCAATTTCGGCAAGTCCTGCAAAATGATGATAGATAAGAAGATGATTTTATCCCCTTGTATGTAATACCCATACCGCAGCTGAAATCAAATAAAAACGACCCTTGTCAGGGTCGTTTCATCAGTCCTTGAGCAGATCATTTGCCTCGAGGAAGTCCTTGGCTACACGTTCTACACTCTTTTGCTCAATATCCACTTGGTAGTTCAATTCACGCAAGGTATCCTCTGTCAGGGCCTTCTGGAGCGGATCCAGCAATTCCGTCAGCTCCGGATATTCATCAAGCGTTTCTTGGTTGATGGTAGCAGCATAATTGTAGGAAGGGAAAAACTTCTGATCATCTGCCAATATTTTCAGATCCATTGATTTAATCTGCGGATCCGTTACAAATGCTTGGGTGACGTCGATTTCATCGTTTTCCAATGCTGTGTAATAAAGACCTATTTCCATTTCGCGGATATTGGAAGGAGGCACATCGAATCCATAATATTCTTCTAATCCAGGCATCCCATCTCTCCGATTCCTGAATTCCGTCTCCATGCCGAATCGGAGATCCTCAGGATTTTCTTTCGCATAAGCTGCCAAGTCACTTAAAGTTTCAATGCCTAATTCATCGGCTTCTTCCTGCTCCATGACGAGTGCATAAGTGTTGTTGGCATCGGTCAAGTTTGTCCAAGCCACGCCGTTCTTCTTATCCAATTCCTTAACCTTTTGCATCGCCTCGTCTTTATCCGCTATCGGCTCTTGATCCAAATAGGTGACAAGTGCTGTACCAACATACTCCCATGTCATATCCACCTGTCGAGTCTCGATTGCTTGACGCATGGCAGAGGAGCCTAGATTTTGAATTTCTTCGACATTATAACCGTTATCCTCCAATATGAAGGCTGTCATTTTGGCTATCACGAGCTGCTCAGTAAACGTTTTCGCTCCGACGGTAATGGTTTTCCCGCCAGGGCCGCATGAACTTAGCACGACTAATAAAGCCGTCAATAAGGCGAATAGGGTCAATCTTTTTTTCATCGATTCAGGTATCCTTTCTTTACGGATTTTGTGCTTTTCTGGCAAGCCGGAGTCCTTTTGGCACCAAGGCGAACTGCAGCCACTTGAATAGATAATCAATCACGATGGCAAGCAGTGTGACGGGAACGGCTCCGGACATCAAAAATGCATTATCGAAAAGGCGGATACCTGTGAAAATCCATACACCCAGGCCTCCTGCACCGACTAGGTAAGCAAGTGCAGCGGTTCCGATATTGATGACCAATGCGGTCCGAACCCCCGCTATGATCGAGGTGAGTGCATTTGGAAGCTCGATTTTCCAAAGAATCTGTGTATTCGTTAGTCCCATCCCTTTGGCTGCATCTTTCATATTGTCATCGACAGAGTCGATGCCGGCAATCGTGTTTTGCAAGATTGGCAGCAGGGAGTAGAGGAATAAGGCAACGATGGCTGCGCTGATTCCGATACCCAGAAACCCCATGGCAAGTGCAAGCACAGCCAGGCTCGGAATCGTCTGACCAAGATTCGCAATGCCGACAATCAGCCATTCCGATTTGCGGAATCTAGGACGTGTGACAAAGATACCCAGTGGTACAGCGAGCAGCACTGCAGCAGCTCCTGAAAGGAGTACGATCGTGATATGCTCACCAAGCAAGCGCAGGAAAGTATCCGGCTGTTCCGCAATCTTACGGAACATATCATTGGCGAATGCCCAAACAAAGAAGGCGATGAGGAGCGCCCAAAAGATAAGCTTGATGATCAAAGCGATGGTTTTATTTGTCCGTTCCATGATCAAAGCCCCCTCAGACGCTCTCCTTGATCTCACGGTGCAGGAACTGCTCGATCAAGTCCAAAGTGATACTGCCTTTACGCGTACCATTGTCGTTTTCCACGATTAATTGATCCGCTTCCTGGTTTAAGATTTTCGAGATGGCCACACGCAGGGAAAGATTCTCGTTGATATTCTGAGAATCAGGAGACTCCAGCACAGGCTTTAATGTCAAGGCATCAGCCAAGTCTTTCACTGTATACAGGCTCATGCTTTTCAGCACGCGGTCCTGACCGACGAACTCTGCGACAAAGCTGTTGGAAGGTTTGTTCAGCATCCTTGCTGGTTCGGCGTACTGCATCATCTTCCCGCCTTTGAGCAAGGCGATTTTATCTGCCATCTTGACGGCTTCATCAATGTCATGACTGACAAAAAGGATCGTCTTCTTGAGCTCTTTTTGAATTTGCAGGAATTCCTCCTGAAGGTGTGTGCGGATGATCGGATCCAGGGCTCCGAACGGTTCATCCATGAGCATGACCGGCGGGTCGGCAGCCAAGGCGCGGGCTACGCCTACGCGCTGCTGCTGACCTCCGGAAAGCTCATGCGGATATCGTTTCCGGTATTCATCCGGCTTCAAGCCGACGAGCTCCATCAACATGTTGAAGCGATCGCGCATTTTCTTTCTGTCCCAGCCCAGCAGGTTGGGCACAATCATGGCATTGTCTTCGATATTCATGTTGGGGAATAGTCCATTGGATTGAATGACATACCCGATATTACGACGCATTTCTATCTTATTGGAATGCCGTACGCTTTTGCCATTGAGCATGATGTCGCCATCCGTGATGCTCTCCAGCTGGTTCACCATGCGAAGCAAGGTCGTCTTTCCGCAGCCGGAAGGACCCAGCATGATAACCAGTTCACCATCTTCGACTGTAAAATTCATATTTTCAATAGCCTTTACATTGCCGTTATATACCTTTGTTACATCGTTGAAATGAATCATAATGTCACCCTTATTATTTTTTTACACCCTTAGGCGTAAATAGATTTTCGATCAGACGCAGGAACAAATCGGCAATCAATGCCAAAATCGCAACCGAGATGGCACCTGCCAATATCATTGTATTATTGGTGCGAAGTATCCCTTGGTAAATGATACCTCCAAGACCCCCTGCACCAATCAGCGTAGCAATGGCACCGACACCGATATTCAGGACAGTGGCAGTGCGGACTCCGGCCATGATCAATGGCAGGGCGTTTGGAAGCTCCACTTTGTAAAGACGCTGGAAAGTAGTCAGGCCGATACCGTTGGCGGCATCCCGTATATTGGGATCTACATTGCTGATTGCTGTGTAAGTATTCCGGATGATCGGTAGCTGTGAATAGAGAACAAGTGCAATGATAGCCGGTAAAGTACCGATTCCTTCGTTGATGAGTGAAAGAATTGGAATCATGATTCCAAATAATGCGAGGCTTGGAATAGTCATCATGATGGAAGCAATTTGAAGAATGGTTGAGGCTGCGTATCTATTGACGGAGCAATAGATACCTAATGGGACGCCAATCACAATGGCAATGATGATTGCTGAACCGACAAGCTTGATATGGTCCCATGTATATCCGAGTATGAATGTAAAATTAGTTGTAAAATAATCGATTAAATCTGTAATGGGAGGGCACCTCCTGAATTTGTCATGCAAAAAGCTCTTGTCAGGCTTTTGCTACCTATTGTTATACCCAGATAAACCAACATCCTAACATGAAAGTATAGCCATTACAAAGGCTGGTTCAACTTATAATACGGAGCATTGAAGAGGAAATAAGAGGAATACAGCCTTAGGGATGGCTGAGGGTATTAAATAAAGGAATTTCCTGTTCGACAGAAGGCGGGGACTTGGCTTAATGAAATTTAAAATAACTGAAAATTAAATAATATTACTAAAAATATATTTACTTCTCCCCAAAAAGGGTGGTAGTATATCTAAATACTAATATGTACTCATTAAAAATGTACTAGCACATAAGGAGTCACGCCCTTATGTGAAAAGAGAGAATGCAAAGCTGAGTAGTCAGAATTGAATGACTATTCAGGAGAGGGAGCGGGAAGAATGAAGGAATATTTTATCGAGCGAATGTACAAAGCATCACAAGGAATGGCAAATGCAGTCCTCGTGACCCTCGGTATTGGTTTATTGATGGAAACCTTTGGTGAGTTTCTGAACTGGCCGACATTGATTGCTGTCGGTACAGTCGCGAAAGCATTGCTGGCACCAGCTTTAGGAGCGGGAATCGCTGTTCAGCTGGGCGGCAATACACTGGTCGTCTTCAGTGCGATGATCAGTGCGACAATCGGCGGTGCTGCAATGACTGTCGGCGATGACGGCTTGCTGACATCGATGGTGTCCGGTCAGCCGATCAGTGCTGTCCTTGCGGCGGTGGTCGCTACCTTTGTAGGAAAGAGGGTAGCAGGGAAGACACCACTTGATATGATGGCCATCCCATTTGCGGCGGTATTTGTGGGGGGTATTGCAGGGGCGGGTCTTGCAGCTGTGACAACACCGTTACTGACATGGATGAGCGGACAGATTGCCAACTCTGTTTCTGGTTCACCATTGCTTGCATCCATCGTCATTTCGTTGGTATGGAGCATTCTGTTGATGACACCAGCATCATCGGCGGCATTGGCGATCGCCTTGCAGCTGGATCCGGTATCCAGTGCTGCAGCATTGATTGGCTGTACTGCCCAATTCGTCGGATTCACTTTCATGAGTATCCGTCAGAATGATCTCGGTGGTTTCCTGGCACAGTTTGTCATTACACCGAAAGTACAATTCCCTAACTTGATCAAGAATCCAGCACTTGTCATCCCGCCATTCGTCGCTGCTGTCGTATGTGCTCCGATTGCGACAGTGCTGCTAGGTTTTACGACATCCTATGAACTGGCAGGTTTGGGCTTAAATTCATTCATTGCGCCGCTTAATATTCTGGCAAGCCAAGGCGTGGAAGCTTTCTTGATTTACTTGGCAACAGGTGTCATCCTGCCGCTGATCATCTCGCTTGGACTTTATCATGTCATCAAATCAATCGGATGGGCCAAGGCCGGCGACCTGCGCATGGAAATCCAATAATCAGGGCCGCAGCTGTGAAGCTGCGGTTTTATCATGCAGTTTTACATAATATTGATATACTGAAGGGAGATAAAATAAGAAAGAAGGATATCCTTCATGAATCATCTGAATCGTGTACTCGCACGATATATGCCTTTCCTGACTCCGCTCAGCGTAGTGGCAGGCATCCTTCTCGCTGATATCCTGCATCACGGGGAATCACTGGTTCCTTGGATTTTTGCTGGCATGACCTTTGCCGGAAGCTTATCAGCCGATTTCGGCAGCCTGCTGCATGCAGTTAAAAAACCAGGACCGATGCTGCTAGCTTTTGCCGTTCTTCATTTCATCATGCCTTTGCTGGCTTTTGGCCTTGGACATCTTTTCTTCCCGGGGGATGTGTACACCATTACAGGCTTTGTGCTGCTCACAGCCATACCCACTGGTATCACCGCATTCGTTTGGGTTGCAATGCAGGAAGGGGATATCGGTATCACTTTATCGACCATCTTGATCGGGACCTTGATTTCCCCTATGCTGGTGCCGATGATTCTGCATGTCCTTGTTGGCGGTGATGTACAGCTTGAGGTACTGCCGATGATGGAGGATCTGCTGTGGATGATTGTCGTTCCTTCGCTAGCAGGCATGCTTGTCAATCAATTTTGCAGCAAGCAGCTCACAAGCACGTTAAGTACAAATCTTGCTCCATTCTCAAAGATAGGCCTGATAGCGGTGGTATCCATTAATGCGTCCGTAGTGGCTCCTCAACTAAAAGAGATGGATTTGACTGTCATGGGAATTGTGCTGCTCGTTTTTTGTTTGTCCTTTGGCGGCTATCTGCTTAGCTGGTTTCTCGGAAAGTCATTTGGGTATGGGAGGCAGGAGATAGTCAGTGTCACCTTCATCGGGGGGATGCGGAATATCAGTGCAGGTGTGGTGCTGGCTGTAAGCTTCTTCCCGGCTCCTGTCGCCATACCGGTAGTGATCGGAATGCTGTTCCAGCAGGTTTTGGCTGCCGTATTCTCCAGCCTTTTGAAGAAATATGAACCACAGCAAGCTGCTGCTTGAACGAAGACCGTCTGTGCGGTCTTCTTTTTTGTGTTTACTTTTCAATCATTTAGGCAATGCCTCTAACATGACATGGAAAGGAGGATGCTTATGTGGGAAGCGTTGCTTTGGGGCGCCATTGCAGGTTCAGCTAGTTTGATTGGAGCTGTCTTGCTAATGCTCATCCCGGTAAAAAAGCGGATCATCGGCTTTATCATGGCCCTTGGTACAGGGGCATTGATTGGTTCCACCTCTTATGAATTACTGGAGGAAGCATATGAAATCAGCGGAGGCTTGCAAGAAGAGGCAATAGGTTTTCTTGGAGGAGCAATCATCTTCACTATATTGGATATAGTCATTTCGCGAAGAGGCGGGAAAAATCGCAAGCGGACACGTTTGCATGAGACGCATAATAAAGAGGATAAGGGTTCGGGATTGGCGATCTTTGCGGGAACCGTGATGGATGCCATTCCGGAATCAGCCATGATCGGTCTAAGTTTGGCAAGTGGAGGGGGTGCCAGTACAGCATTGATTGTTTCGATTTTCATCAGTAACTTTCCAGAAGGTCTTTCCAGCACTTCCGGTATGCAAAGCAGCGGTTATTCAAGAAACCGAATCCTTTTGATGTGGTTGGCCGTAATGATGATATCAGCACTCAGTGCACTTGTCGGAGCAGTGCTGCTGCAGGATACCAGCTCCAGTACAAGAGCAATCCTCAATTCGTTTGCAGGAGGAGC from Terribacillus sp. FSL K6-0262 encodes:
- a CDS encoding Lrp/AsnC family transcriptional regulator — translated: MDHIDRALLELLQHDGRITISELSKKLALSRPSVSERMARLEERGVIEHYTARVAHAKVGLDILLFIQVSELKISHLEFENLIAKEEAVLECHRVTGPINYLLKAAVPDMNGMRELIDRLIPYGAFNTSTVLTSPVAYRALLPRDDQ
- a CDS encoding YitT family protein; translation: MLQKYLKIVLGCFLASLGLYMLKNAELVTGGTAGLSLGLSYLLALPFGVVFFIVNIPFYIFSFINMGWRFTVTTIVSVSILTLFSFLHPLYPAIELPGIVAAVGGGLIVGFGLIILFMNQASLGGANILALFLQKRFGTNPGTINFIFDFCVVMVSLYSVGLVKGIYSVASIAVTSFVISYFKEKFAKPLPKPNTAPVAQAAE
- a CDS encoding agmatine deiminase family protein; its protein translation is MEQHLTYTMPPEWEKHERTLISWPVKDSMVYPEDWEAVCKGYAELILAIAEFEPITVLVNAEDQDAASSYVGQAENVTLLEVSHNDAWLRDNGPTFVRDEAGKLAGVNWRFNAWGEKYFPWDLDDAVAPAVLSHLGIQQLDAPLVLEGGSIHVDGEGTLITTEECLLNPNRNPDLSKEDIEAYLRRYLGIEKVIWLKRGVAGDETDGHVDNIACFAAPGKLLLQVTDDPDDENYEITQENLRILDETKDAKGRQIEVIAVQQPPKATWNDTRLTLSYINFYFVNGGIILPVFGNTAAGTDERAIKLLQEQFPDRRIRTIDGLAIIKEGGNVHCTTQQMPAIKE
- the aguB gene encoding N-carbamoylputrescine amidase, which gives rise to MRKVTVAATQMACSGAVEENIANAEKLVRQAAAKGANVILLQELFETPYFCQKEKPAYYAYATELDQNKAVQHFKQVAKELGVVLPISFYEKKNNANYNTVAMIDADGSVLGIYRKTHIPDGPGYEEKYYFSPGDTGFKVWDTRFGKIGVGICWDQWFPEAARSMALQGAEILLYPTAIGSEPEDASIDSKDHWQMCMRGHAAANLVPVLASNRIGVESDDDSSITFYGSSFIAGPQGNLLKEAGRTEEEILMETFDLDELAMQRVEWGLFRDRRPSMYRNLLSSDGSTII
- a CDS encoding glycine betaine ABC transporter substrate-binding protein, with product MKKRLTLFALLTALLVVLSSCGPGGKTITVGAKTFTEQLVIAKMTAFILEDNGYNVEEIQNLGSSAMRQAIETRQVDMTWEYVGTALVTYLDQEPIADKDEAMQKVKELDKKNGVAWTNLTDANNTYALVMEQEEADELGIETLSDLAAYAKENPEDLRFGMETEFRNRRDGMPGLEEYYGFDVPPSNIREMEIGLYYTALENDEIDVTQAFVTDPQIKSMDLKILADDQKFFPSYNYAATINQETLDEYPELTELLDPLQKALTEDTLRELNYQVDIEQKSVERVAKDFLEANDLLKD
- a CDS encoding ABC transporter permease, with the translated sequence MERTNKTIALIIKLIFWALLIAFFVWAFANDMFRKIAEQPDTFLRLLGEHITIVLLSGAAAVLLAVPLGIFVTRPRFRKSEWLIVGIANLGQTIPSLAVLALAMGFLGIGISAAIVALFLYSLLPILQNTIAGIDSVDDNMKDAAKGMGLTNTQILWKIELPNALTSIIAGVRTALVINIGTAALAYLVGAGGLGVWIFTGIRLFDNAFLMSGAVPVTLLAIVIDYLFKWLQFALVPKGLRLARKAQNP
- a CDS encoding ABC transporter ATP-binding protein, which encodes MIHFNDVTKVYNGNVKAIENMNFTVEDGELVIMLGPSGCGKTTLLRMVNQLESITDGDIMLNGKSVRHSNKIEMRRNIGYVIQSNGLFPNMNIEDNAMIVPNLLGWDRKKMRDRFNMLMELVGLKPDEYRKRYPHELSGGQQQRVGVARALAADPPVMLMDEPFGALDPIIRTHLQEEFLQIQKELKKTILFVSHDIDEAVKMADKIALLKGGKMMQYAEPARMLNKPSNSFVAEFVGQDRVLKSMSLYTVKDLADALTLKPVLESPDSQNINENLSLRVAISKILNQEADQLIVENDNGTRKGSITLDLIEQFLHREIKESV
- a CDS encoding ABC transporter permease — encoded protein: MHDKFRRCPPITDLIDYFTTNFTFILGYTWDHIKLVGSAIIIAIVIGVPLGIYCSVNRYAASTILQIASIMMTIPSLALFGIMIPILSLINEGIGTLPAIIALVLYSQLPIIRNTYTAISNVDPNIRDAANGIGLTTFQRLYKVELPNALPLIMAGVRTATVLNIGVGAIATLIGAGGLGGIIYQGILRTNNTMILAGAISVAILALIADLFLRLIENLFTPKGVKK
- a CDS encoding PTS sugar transporter subunit IIC, which gives rise to MKEYFIERMYKASQGMANAVLVTLGIGLLMETFGEFLNWPTLIAVGTVAKALLAPALGAGIAVQLGGNTLVVFSAMISATIGGAAMTVGDDGLLTSMVSGQPISAVLAAVVATFVGKRVAGKTPLDMMAIPFAAVFVGGIAGAGLAAVTTPLLTWMSGQIANSVSGSPLLASIVISLVWSILLMTPASSAALAIALQLDPVSSAAALIGCTAQFVGFTFMSIRQNDLGGFLAQFVITPKVQFPNLIKNPALVIPPFVAAVVCAPIATVLLGFTTSYELAGLGLNSFIAPLNILASQGVEAFLIYLATGVILPLIISLGLYHVIKSIGWAKAGDLRMEIQ
- a CDS encoding bile acid:sodium symporter family protein — encoded protein: MNHLNRVLARYMPFLTPLSVVAGILLADILHHGESLVPWIFAGMTFAGSLSADFGSLLHAVKKPGPMLLAFAVLHFIMPLLAFGLGHLFFPGDVYTITGFVLLTAIPTGITAFVWVAMQEGDIGITLSTILIGTLISPMLVPMILHVLVGGDVQLEVLPMMEDLLWMIVVPSLAGMLVNQFCSKQLTSTLSTNLAPFSKIGLIAVVSINASVVAPQLKEMDLTVMGIVLLVFCLSFGGYLLSWFLGKSFGYGRQEIVSVTFIGGMRNISAGVVLAVSFFPAPVAIPVVIGMLFQQVLAAVFSSLLKKYEPQQAAA
- a CDS encoding ZIP family metal transporter, producing the protein MWEALLWGAIAGSASLIGAVLLMLIPVKKRIIGFIMALGTGALIGSTSYELLEEAYEISGGLQEEAIGFLGGAIIFTILDIVISRRGGKNRKRTRLHETHNKEDKGSGLAIFAGTVMDAIPESAMIGLSLASGGGASTALIVSIFISNFPEGLSSTSGMQSSGYSRNRILLMWLAVMMISALSALVGAVLLQDTSSSTRAILNSFAGGAIIAMVASTMAPEAYEEGGPAVGIVTAVGMFVAFSLAHV